The following coding sequences lie in one Thalassoglobus polymorphus genomic window:
- a CDS encoding FHA domain-containing protein — MADVTIQVVQGLEAGAILRKLPTPITIGREEENLVQLNDERISRYHAKIQANEDQLILTDLQSTNGTRVNGHFTRMRTVQIGDQIALGRCLLVIGSPEELEQLGEDLSIPDAHETVGDDPGDLPEAFPLEPPQAPTGLSANQIAEVATLVEFVRTEMLTVLNQIQDSPDHPEREVRLPDDAWHRLQMLPPQLSRYLDDLIEPQQD, encoded by the coding sequence ATGGCAGATGTGACAATCCAGGTGGTGCAGGGGCTCGAAGCGGGGGCAATCCTGCGGAAACTGCCTACCCCGATCACAATTGGTCGAGAAGAAGAAAACCTCGTTCAGCTCAACGATGAACGCATTAGCCGCTACCACGCCAAAATTCAGGCGAATGAAGATCAATTGATCCTGACCGATTTGCAAAGCACGAACGGGACCCGTGTGAACGGCCACTTCACACGCATGCGAACAGTGCAAATCGGCGATCAAATTGCTCTTGGACGTTGTCTCTTGGTGATTGGATCGCCAGAAGAACTCGAGCAACTTGGTGAAGATCTCTCGATTCCCGACGCCCACGAAACTGTTGGAGACGATCCGGGAGACCTTCCCGAAGCTTTTCCATTGGAGCCACCTCAGGCACCAACAGGACTCTCAGCGAATCAGATTGCCGAAGTCGCCACGCTCGTCGAATTCGTACGTACTGAAATGCTTACGGTCCTCAACCAAATTCAGGATTCTCCCGATCACCCCGAACGCGAAGTCCGCCTCCCAGACGATGCCTGGCATCGTCTGCAAATGCTCCCCCCCCAACTCTCTCGCTACCTCGATGATCTCATCGAACCCCAACAGGATTAG
- a CDS encoding response regulator codes for MVAPIEIPNLLIADDDQAFRETVVEILEPHFPMVAVESGERAIEVVETIQVDVVILDMHMHVMTGLDTLRWLKERYRELPCILMSSDVSEELETQAYDLNAFRVLRKPPRRQHLIDIIHRAVKL; via the coding sequence GTGGTCGCTCCAATTGAGATTCCCAATTTGCTCATTGCTGATGATGATCAGGCATTTCGAGAGACCGTTGTCGAAATATTAGAGCCACATTTCCCGATGGTCGCCGTGGAATCTGGCGAACGTGCCATCGAAGTTGTGGAAACGATTCAGGTTGACGTCGTGATTCTGGACATGCATATGCACGTCATGACAGGGTTGGATACCTTGCGCTGGCTGAAGGAGCGTTACCGTGAATTGCCGTGCATTTTAATGAGTTCCGATGTCTCTGAAGAACTCGAAACTCAAGCGTACGACCTCAACGCATTTCGCGTGCTTCGCAAACCGCCGCGCCGTCAGCATCTCATCGATATCATCCATCGTGCCGTCAAGCTATAG